The DNA segment TATTCACACCGAAATTAGGAAATACAaaaaagataaaatataaaataaaatggagAATAAATTCACTTAGCAATTAAAATTCCTTCAAATTTGTCACtagtataattttttataaaaaaaaaattctgagataatatataaaaataattatttgttaATTGCTTACATATGCGATTAtgcaattttatattaaaaaattcatTACAGAGAAATTTGTTGTAAATACACAATATACTTTTTATTTTaactaatttttatataaaaaaaaagatttaataattaattcatgaaAGATTATTATATACGTAATTAGCTCAATAGACCCATTTTACAAGCTACATCCATGTGCTTTTACAGGTTACAAGGCAAGGTGGCCTTGATAACAGGAGGAGCCAGTGGGATTGGAGAGGGCACAGCAAGACTCTTTGCTCGACATGGAGCCAAGGTTGTGATTGCAGATGTCCAATCCGATTTGGGTCACTCTGTGTCCAAGGAAATCCAATCGGAATCTGGACAACCAGTCTCCTACGTCCAGTGTGACGTAGCCAAAGACTCTGATGTGGAAAACGCAGTGAAAACAGCCGTTTCAATGCACGGAAAGCTTGACATAATGTTCAACAATGCCGGAATCACAGGGAAATATGATTCCAGCATATTATCAATAGAACGTGAAGATTTCAAGAAAGTTTTTGACATAAATGTGTATGGTGGGTTATTGGGGGCCAAACATGCAGCAACAGTAATGATCCCACAAAAGAAAGGGTGTATTTTGTTCACTGCAAGTATTGCTTCAGTGAGCTATGGTGGGATCCCACATGCCTACACTGCAGCAAAGCATGCAGTTGTTGGGTTAACTAAGAACTTGGCAGTGGAATTGGGGAAGCATGGAATTAGAGTTAATTGCATATCGCCAGCAGGAATTCCCACTCCTTTAGCTGCCAAGGCGATGGGAGGTGTGGACTTGAAGACAGTGCAAGAAGCAAGCATGGCAGTTGCAAATCTTAAAGGAGTATCTGCAGATGCTAATGATATAGCAGAGGCTGCTTTGTATCTTGGAAGTGAGGAGTCTAGGTTTGTGAGTGGTTTGAATATTGTGGTTGACGGAGGTTACAGCCTCAGAAATTATTCAAGCGCAAATTAAGCCTTAAATCAGCCATTGAGTTCTAAATAAGCATGGAATTAGATATCTGACTCAACAAGGGTTCAAACTAATTATCCCTTCTTCTTTGGTTTCTGAAGtaccaaaaaaataataaataaggaTTATTTGTTTGCTTATTTTCAAGTTTTTAATGTTCATTcttgaatttcttttttaataaaaaattatattctatTTTGTATTACTTGAGAAAATTATATCTAGTTGGAATTGATTTCCATCAATCATAAAGATGCAATGTAATCCAAGATTAATCATGTAATATCTCAGAATTTCTAGAGtaagtaaatttttattttattttattctgatttatgaagaaatagtCACTTGGAGGATATTGGTTTtataaatcatatatatatgtcatagaaaataattataagttaaacAAAAATGTGTTAGGTGTTGAATCATTTATTTAAGTGGCATACTAGGTTTATCAACTTAAGCAAAGGTGCTGAATTGTTATGCAATTATTATGTCTAATATCATTATAAGTGGAATCAAAAAAGGAAGGCTTGTCCCTTCTGTGCAACTTGCATATTACTCTttggtttattttttttaattgcaacATCTTGCATCACAAATGCCAAAACAGCATCAGCTAACAAACAGGTCACCAATTCAGCTGGCCTATTAACCAGCCAATTACAAGGAACAAGGCCTTTAATTGCTTTTATAATATTGTCCTTTAATTGATTTTTATAATCATTGTAAGGCTAGAAGATGAGAAAGGACATTGATCACTTTTTATATTGCTGATCTGTGAAAAAATACAGATATTCAATTTTTCCCTTttctttattaaatataataattatttttataattttttaaaataaattttataactttttctttcttttaattaAGGAGATAAAAAATGATTAAGTCaataagtatttttattataatctaagttatttaattatttttttaattatcatacaAAAACTTGAAACAAGAAGTAGAAATAtatgaaaaaataatattatacagTTTTTGTAATGGTGCAATATTGTATTTGTTAATATTTATTACTAATAGTGCATTAGTAActaaagaaattatattttttatgtaatatatataatatttgatgtaaaattaataataaataaataaatttaatgaagtTTAACAAGTATATTAGAAAAAgggtatattttattataataatgaaATGGATGATAAAAAGAGCACAAATTGTCTTCCTAAAATCTATTCCCTTGTGTTgtgttctctttttttttcctacATTTGCTATTTCTTCTGCATATCATCCGCTCAatgttaaatgtttatgttccaacttgtgaatcacaaaaaaaaaaaaaaaaaaaaaaaaaattgtaaattgtcaGAATCAATTGTTAATACATTaaaattagttgctaattgaTTTAATAAATGATTTAGTCGATTACAATGTTAGTTGCTAAATCGATTAGCAACTAAATGATAGATAGGTTGCTATTAGTAACCAATTCAACAATCGAAAACCTATTGCAAGTAGTAACCGACAATTGAATTgattgttaaattaattaatttaaaaaaataaatttttgataaaaaatatCGGTTGCTACTGGTAACTAATTTAACaaccaaaatttattattaatagcaATCGATATATAATCAGTTGCAAAATTTTGGTGTTTTTAATTTTACAACTATTTTTCAAAATAGCAACCGATTTTTCATTCCTAatttaaaaaaacataaaaaaaattaaatttttaaataacaaataaaaaattcacataaataaatttttctaaaaattactaaaataacaaattattaataaaaaattagtactaaaaaattcatataaaaaattatcaaaagTATTTTGATAAACATACAACCAAAAACAAATTACCATTAATAATTATTAACCAaatactaacaaaaaaattaaatataaaaatatatttataagataaattaataaaaaatttgtcatatagatatattataataaaaaaattactaaaaaagtAATTATTTCTAAAAATCACtactacaaataatttactaacaaaaaatatatttgtataagaaaaaataaataaataagtgagaaaataaaagatgatgaagaagaaaataaataagaaaaaaagacggtgaaaaaaaagaaagcaaaaggaaagatgattataaaaaaaaaatagataagaggaaaaaaatgatgaaaaaaatgatagaaaaaaaaaagatttttagaaatgagagaaaaaaatttgaaagagaaataagaaaagaaaatgagtaattatttatataattgaatttataattgattttaacaaTTTATTTAATAGGttactaattttttaaaaaatgggtGAAATTTtccattaataattaataatcgaTTTGAAATTAATTGTTATTCGCTagcaattaaattgaaattagttgtaaaaattaattacaaatagtaattaatttataaatcaattgtaaattaaaaaaacttGAGTTGTTGAAAAAATTAGTGAAAAATTTCCCTTCAATAATTAGCAACCGATTTAAAACTGATTACTAATAGTAATCGATTCATAAATtgattacaaattaaaaaaaaaattttaaaaattgacattattttttccttttaattttagtAACTAATTTGTAatctattataaaaattaattacttttAGCAATTGATATTAGTATGTTAAAAAAAATACTTGCTAataataaattattgtaaattaattattgaattgagttgtttttaacaaattttaaatttaataattgattCATAaccaattattaatttttttataaataattattttattaattaattattaataataattaattttattcgaTTATAAAAATCGATTGTAAATCTGCATATTTTTTTTGATAGTGACACTCTTGTCAATatctaaaatttgtaattacgtcGCTGAAATTGTTAAATTTTAGCATCATTAATACCTCTTCTGACCAAACCTGATGTTGCTGTTTTTTCCACGAAGTTAGAGAGAATCCATTTTGTTGGCTCTCAAATTCTAGAGTGGAATAGAAATTATATAGGTTATGATGTAGATATCGTTAGAATGGATGACCGTCAATAAGTCAGCCGATTGTCTGGTTCGGATTTTCTCACCAAGGGGTTTGCCTTTTAATTGACTTGTCCTATGCTAGCTTCTATATCGTACAGTGATGTCCTTAGgccttttaatgcaaattcttctttgcagattaaaaaaataaatggcGGACGGCTGCGCTAATTTCTGGGCTGCTGCAGTCCGCCGACTGGGCTTCTTCATTCTTTCTACACAATGCGGTCATATTGGGTTGGTTTGATCAATCACGTTTTCGCTGTGCCAGGTGCTCCCACCTACCTATCAGCGgccaaattatatatattaaatctAGGACATCCAAAATACTTTCCCCTCTTCTTacctctattattattattattattattattattattattactattttaattcaaaagaattactatttaatttcatatttttagtatattttttagttaacaaattttaattaattttaataaaattattatttaattttttttattttaataaaattaatcaattaatccttataattcaattatttagtaactttaattattttttctttaaaaaaaaatttcgatTGTGTTTTTATATTTAAACTATTTTGATCatctttcttttatttcttttttatcctCTCTTATTTGTTACTCTCTTTCTTATTTTTCTCCTCcatattttttcttttatgtacTCATACCCTtctttcttttattcttttttcgTTTTTCATCTTTTAATGGAAAATAGTATACGTTGTCCTAGTAAAAAGATTAATAAGTTTCACTAAATTTAAAAGTAATTAAGGCaatattttagaaaaattatttttgtatagaaaaaatataaaaataatacttgaaaaattaaataaaatatttgaatattttaaaaaaatataaattcaaatttagtatctacaaaataaaatttttattttcatttagaaatttattttttaatattttgtttttttaaatatagagataaactaattagttttactaaaataacagaactaaatagtagtatttttcaaaataaaggGTCAACTAATTGGTTTAATTAGaataaagagattaaataatagTTTGATTGATATTAAAATTCGTTAACTAACAAAAAATTTGacatttaatgaaaataaaacacatcaattaaataatatatttttttaaaataaaaaaattaaattattaattttataaaaaaaaactaaatagtaattaTCCCTTTTAACTAAACTATAAAAATCAATgccatattaaaataaaaaaatgaaaaaaaaataagatcAATTCCAAAATGGAGGCTAACTCCATTTGGTACTTAATTACATCATCATTAtggacttaatttttttttttattattactggGGATGGCTAGCTTGTGTGGTCAATGATGACCATCTAGAAATAAGGGGAAAAATATGCACTAGTCTATCTATTTTGTGCACTATAAATTATAGCAGGTAAATTTTTTGGGCTAAGTATTATGTTCAATTTTCCTTGTTTTGATGAACTGACTTCTCCCTTTCCCATAACTTCTACTCTATAAATAAAATTAGCCAATTTGTCTAAAGCCCCCATAACCATATATTTCTCACCAAGAGACTAGCTACCATATAGTAACAAGGATCATGCCAGGCCCTTCCTCCCTTGCTTCTTTTGCTAAGAGGTAAGCAACATTGTCTTCCCTTTATTAATTCCACTTGTAATTATTACTACGTACGCTTTTTTTGATAAATTTAGAATTGAATTCCTATCTTATTAGGAATGCAAATTGATAAAAGAGAGAATTCATGATTGTTTTTTATATTAGagaaaaggattttttttttttccaaaagaaATAATTACACGGCATAGATGCATGCAGATTACAAGGCAAGGCGGCCTTAATAACTGGCGGCGCTAGCGGAATCGGCGAGACCACTGCAAGACTCTTTGCCCGGAATGGAGCCAAGGTGGTAATTGCAGATGTCCAATCCGAGTTGGGTCACTCAGTATCGAAGAAAATGGAGTCAGAAACTGGACAACCAGTTTCCTACGTCCACTGCGACGTTACCAAAGAATCAGATGTAGAAAACGCGGTGAACACAGTCGTTTCAAAGCATGGAAAGCTTGACATAATGTTCAACAACGCAGGAATCACAGGGAAATACGATCCAAGCATATTTTCAACAGAAGCTGAAGATTTCAAGAAAGTTATGGACATAAACGTTTATGGTGGATTATTGGGAGCAAAACATGCTGCCAGAGTAATGATACCAGAAAAGAAAGGCTGTATTCTATTTACGGCAAGTCTTGCTGCGGTGATTTACGGCGGCGTTCCACATGCTTACACAGCTTCAAAGCATGCAGTTGTTGGGATAACCAAGAACTTGGCTGTAGAACTGGGGCAGCATGGGATAAGAGTTAATTGCATTTCGCCGGTGGCTGTGTTCACCCCTTCGGTTGGGCGAGCTATGGGTTTGGATGAGAAGACGTTGGAGGCAGTGAATTTAGCTATAGCAAACTTGAAAGGAGTAAAAATAGATGTAAACGATATGGCTGAGGCGGCTTTGTATCTTGGAAGTGAAGAGTCTAAGTTTGTGAGTGGATTGAATCTTGTAGTTGATGGAGGATTCAGTTTGAGACACTCAGCTTTGGGCTTTGATAAATCTTGATTCACCCATATTTGAGTTCTTGAGTCAGCAGATTgagaatttgttggttttgaataAGCAAGGGAATAAGGTcttcaataaataaatatttttagcaTTTACAATCTTCATTTTTCACCGTTTCTAATATTTGATTCAGatcaattaatatattaattcattttttttttctcatagcgaatggagatgaatgGCTAGTTTCAGACGCCATATTCaacccaagtagcttcctgatcTAGATCAGTATAAGGATAAGCAAATTCACGAGCAAACTAAAAAGATTTTTAAGGTTTACCAACAAATTTTTGTTTTATTGGTAATCTTTTAAAATCCATTGATAATTTGTCAACAGATTAGGTCGGTTATGGTAAACTCATTGGTAATTCTTTTATCAACAGATTTCAAGTCCTTTGTATTTACTAAcgaattttaaattttgttaataaattgaaaaaaaaaataaatattataatatgttGGTAATTTTACCTTCATTGATAAATTTATtggtaatttaaaaaaatatatttttaattaaaatagtaaattttattattatttttaaattaattttttgagatttaaaattattttattattataaatatgtttttattttGTGAGTACTAATTATTAGAAATACATTATAATGAGTGGAAAAAAtagtatttaaaaaataatataaaagagaagaaaataaaagaaaaaaattgattaataaTTTAAACAATCAATTCTTTTTATTTCATAAGATTTTGAAAATCGCTGATAATTTATCAATTGATtcgtaatttattaataaattaaacattcattttttataaattaataatgaatttcaaaattcattaataatTATCAACGAATGAAAATTTGTTGATAAAACCATTGCCACAAGGGTTGTAGATTTTTGTAATGCTTAGCAAATGAATATCACATCAGAGGATTTTATCCGCACAATAGTCTGTGAGCATTACCAATAGTGTCGCTATTAAAGTCGTTCCCAAGAAGGAAGACTATGGAATTTTCTACTTCGATTGAAGCACAATGATAGGTAAAATAATATCAGCCACAACATTGCAAGTGACCCCATCACTAAAAACAAACCACTGCTCATAGTCATACTCATGCATACTGTAGACAGAAGGCCTACCTACGTTGATAGGGCCTCGGCTCATAGGAATTAGTGGG comes from the Hevea brasiliensis isolate MT/VB/25A 57/8 chromosome 5, ASM3005281v1, whole genome shotgun sequence genome and includes:
- the LOC110670679 gene encoding short chain aldehyde dehydrogenase 1, encoding MPGPSSLASFAKRLQGKAALITGGASGIGETTARLFARNGAKVVIADVQSELGHSVSKKMESETGQPVSYVHCDVTKESDVENAVNTVVSKHGKLDIMFNNAGITGKYDPSIFSTEAEDFKKVMDINVYGGLLGAKHAARVMIPEKKGCILFTASLAAVIYGGVPHAYTASKHAVVGITKNLAVELGQHGIRVNCISPVAVFTPSVGRAMGLDEKTLEAVNLAIANLKGVKIDVNDMAEAALYLGSEESKFVSGLNLVVDGGFSLRHSALGFDKS
- the LOC110670684 gene encoding short chain aldehyde dehydrogenase 1-like, which translates into the protein MAGSSSLPTNFAKRLQGKVALITGGASGIGEGTARLFARHGAKVVIADVQSDLGHSVSKEIQSESGQPVSYVQCDVAKDSDVENAVKTAVSMHGKLDIMFNNAGITGKYDSSILSIEREDFKKVFDINVYGGLLGAKHAATVMIPQKKGCILFTASIASVSYGGIPHAYTAAKHAVVGLTKNLAVELGKHGIRVNCISPAGIPTPLAAKAMGGVDLKTVQEASMAVANLKGVSADANDIAEAALYLGSEESRFVSGLNIVVDGGYSLRNYSSAN